One region of Purpureocillium takamizusanense chromosome 4, complete sequence genomic DNA includes:
- a CDS encoding uncharacterized protein (EggNog:ENOG503NVYG~TransMembrane:10 (i111-131o137-158i170-191o211-227i255-279o299-320i380-397o403-425i446-465o471-488i)~COG:P): MPATGSMRGTIVSSRPPSTCTLQTSCLRSPFRSTCSRRRAPTTVSTKSCWPLSSAPSSFPSLLPNRSSLWASQAPLPSSTSPFRLSLFPTVTQTDLCSTVYDIMKDSGVDYICFMAWIGIWSLILHWILAITNSCNWLRWVTRFPCDIFGFYVAFIYLQKGIQVLTPLGGAAPFYLSLVAALLVFMVAYVCGQLGTSSLFRHPVRVFLKDYGTPLTLIFFTGFVHIGRMDSVPLERLPTGIAFEPTSGRSWLVRFWDLSVSDIFTALPFAILLTILFWFDHNVSSLIAQGSEFPLRKPAGFHWDLFLLGLTTGVAGILGLPFPNGLIPQAPFHTESLCVTKAVRADEEDDDKVKDRSATAYAFEATHVVEQRVSNLAQGLLTLGTMTGPLLVVLHLIPHGVLAGLFFIMGFQALEANGITAKLVFLSRDTALTPPSHPIRAIKRRAAVWLFVAIELIGFGATFAITQTIAAVGFPVFILALIPVRTLLLPRIFRPEELAALDAPTASDFTMEGIGGAWGGSGSGGDTASGDDTAVSTRMPSPSEPLSRDTRHRDSVFAGPGGPRKSQEDLTEMGHAQSGQSTATRRRSVGRRAAGACRGSSSHTQGPAPL, translated from the exons ATGCCAGCGACTGGCTCGATGCGTGGGACTATCGTGTCGTCCCGGCCACCGTCTACATGTACTTTGCAAA CATCCTGCCTGCGCTCGCCTTTTCGCTCGACATGTTCCAGAAGACGGGCTCCAACTACGGTGTCAACGAAGTCCTGCTGGCCTCTGTCCTCGGCTCCGTCGTCTTTTCCCTCTTTGCTGCCCAACCGCTCGTCATTGTGGGCGTCACAG GCCCCATTACCGTCTTCAACTAGTCCGTTCCGCTTGTCCTTGTTTCCAACGGTAACCCAGACTGACCTGTGCAGCACCGTCTACGACATAATGAAGGACTCGGGGGTCGACTACATTTGCTTCATGGCCTGGATCGGCAT ATGGTCACTTATCCTCCATTGGATCCTTGCCATCACCAACTCGTGCAACTGGCTGCGCTGGGTTACCCGCTTCCCCTGCGACATCTTTGGCTTCTACGTCGCCTTCATTTACCTGCAAAAAGGCATCCAGGTCCTCACTccactcggcggcgcggccccaTTCTAtctctccctcgtcgccgccctcctcgtcttcatggTCGCCTACGTCTGCGGCCAGctcggcaccagcagcctgTTTCGTCACCCAGTCCGCGTCTTCCTCAAAGACTACGGCACGCCGCTCACCCTCATCTTCTTCACCGGCTTCGTCCACATCGGCAGGATGGACAGCGTGcccctcgagcgcctgcccACCGGCATCGCCTTTGAGCCCACGAGTGGCAGATCCTGGCTCGTCCGCTTCTGGGATCTCAGCGTCAGCGACATCTTCACCGCCCTGCCCTTTGCCATTCTGCTTACCATTCTCTTTTGGTTTGATCACAACG TCTCCTCCCTCATCGCTCAGGGCAGCGAGTTTCCCCTGCGCAAACCCGCCGGTTTCCACTGGGACCTATTCCTGCTCGGCCTGACCACCGGCGTGGCAGGTATCCTCGGCCTACCGTTCCCCAACGGCCTCATCCCCCAGGCACCCTTCCACACCGAATCGCTCTGCGTGACCAaggccgtccgcgccgacgaggaggacgatgacaAGGTCAAGGATCGCTCAGCGACGGCCTACGCCTTTGAAGCCACtcatgtcgtcgagcagcgcgtgTCCAACCTCGCCCAGGGCCTCCTTACCCTCGGCACCATGACGGgtcccctcctcgtcgtcctccaccTCATCCCccacggcgtcctcgccggcctcttcttcatcatgGGTTttcaggccctcgaggccaacggcatcaccgccaaGCTCGTCTTTCTCTCACGCGATACGGCCCTCACCCCGCCGTCGCATCCGATCCGCGCCATcaagcgccgtgccgccgtctGGCTCTTCGTGGCCATTGAGCTCatcggcttcggcgccacTTTTGCCATCACCCAGAccattgccgccgtcggcttccccgtcttcatcctcgccctcatcccCGTCCGCACGCTGCTCCTCCCACGCATCTTCCGCCCagaggagctcgccgcgctcgacgcccccACCGCCTCTGACTTTACCATGGaaggcatcggcggcgcctggggcggcagcggcagcggcggcgacacggccagcggcgacgacaccgccgtGTCGACCCGCATGCCCTCCCCGTCGGAGCCCCTCTCGCGCGACACCCGCCACCGCGATAGCGTCTTTGCTggcccgggcggcccgcgcaaGAGCCAGGAGGACCTCACCGAGATGGGACACGCCCAGAGCGGCCAgagcacggcgacgcggcgcagaagcgtcggccgccgggccgccggcgcatgCAGGGGGAGCTCATCGCACACTCAGGGACCAGCGCCTCTCTAG
- a CDS encoding uncharacterized protein (EggNog:ENOG503NVYG~TransMembrane:11 (o73-91i103-127o147-166i178-196o208-229i249-266o296-317i338-360o428-452i484-503o509-526i)~COG:P) — protein sequence MATDKRTDEPVLPTTAAATGSSAGIAPPRTKKPEAWWAIHPFRGMVSDLRRRAPYYASDWLDAWDYRVVPATVYMYFANILPALAFSLDMFQKTGSNYGVNEVLLASVLGSVVFSLFAAQPLVIVGVTGPITVFNYTVYDIMKDSGVDYICFMAWIGIWSLILHWILAITNSCNWLRWVTRFPCDIFGFYVAFIYLQKGIQVLTPLGGAAPFYLSLVAALLVFMVAYVCGQLGTSSLFRHPVRVFLKDYGTPLTLIFFTGFVHIGRMDSVPLERLPTGIAFEPTSGRSWLVRFWDLSVSDIFTALPFAILLTILFWFDHNVSSLIAQGSEFPLRKPAGFHWDLFLLGLTTGVAGILGLPFPNGLIPQAPFHTESLCVTKAVRADEEDDDKVKDRSATAYAFEATHVVEQRVSNLAQGLLTLGTMTGPLLVVLHLIPHGVLAGLFFIMGFQALEANGITAKLVFLSRDTALTPPSHPIRAIKRRAAVWLFVAIELIGFGATFAITQTIAAVGFPVFILALIPVRTLLLPRIFRPEELAALDAPTASDFTMEGIGGAWGGSGSGGDTASGDDTAVSTRMPSPSEPLSRDTRHRDSVFAGPGGPRKSQEDLTEMGHAQSGQSTATRRRSVGRRAAGACRGSSSHTQGPAPL from the exons ATGGCCACCGACAAGCGCAccgacgagcccgtcctgccgaccacggccgcggcgacgggctcctcggccggtattgcgccgccacggaccAAGAAGCCTGAGGCCTGGTGGGCGATTCACCCCTTCCGCGGCATGGTCAGtgacctgcgccgccgcgcgccctACTATGCCAGCGACTGGCTCGATGCGTGGGACTATCGTGTCGTCCCGGCCACCGTCTACATGTACTTTGCAAA CATCCTGCCTGCGCTCGCCTTTTCGCTCGACATGTTCCAGAAGACGGGCTCCAACTACGGTGTCAACGAAGTCCTGCTGGCCTCTGTCCTCGGCTCCGTCGTCTTTTCCCTCTTTGCTGCCCAACCGCTCGTCATTGTGGGCGTCACAG GCCCCATTACCGTCTTCAACTA CACCGTCTACGACATAATGAAGGACTCGGGGGTCGACTACATTTGCTTCATGGCCTGGATCGGCAT ATGGTCACTTATCCTCCATTGGATCCTTGCCATCACCAACTCGTGCAACTGGCTGCGCTGGGTTACCCGCTTCCCCTGCGACATCTTTGGCTTCTACGTCGCCTTCATTTACCTGCAAAAAGGCATCCAGGTCCTCACTccactcggcggcgcggccccaTTCTAtctctccctcgtcgccgccctcctcgtcttcatggTCGCCTACGTCTGCGGCCAGctcggcaccagcagcctgTTTCGTCACCCAGTCCGCGTCTTCCTCAAAGACTACGGCACGCCGCTCACCCTCATCTTCTTCACCGGCTTCGTCCACATCGGCAGGATGGACAGCGTGcccctcgagcgcctgcccACCGGCATCGCCTTTGAGCCCACGAGTGGCAGATCCTGGCTCGTCCGCTTCTGGGATCTCAGCGTCAGCGACATCTTCACCGCCCTGCCCTTTGCCATTCTGCTTACCATTCTCTTTTGGTTTGATCACAACG TCTCCTCCCTCATCGCTCAGGGCAGCGAGTTTCCCCTGCGCAAACCCGCCGGTTTCCACTGGGACCTATTCCTGCTCGGCCTGACCACCGGCGTGGCAGGTATCCTCGGCCTACCGTTCCCCAACGGCCTCATCCCCCAGGCACCCTTCCACACCGAATCGCTCTGCGTGACCAaggccgtccgcgccgacgaggaggacgatgacaAGGTCAAGGATCGCTCAGCGACGGCCTACGCCTTTGAAGCCACtcatgtcgtcgagcagcgcgtgTCCAACCTCGCCCAGGGCCTCCTTACCCTCGGCACCATGACGGgtcccctcctcgtcgtcctccaccTCATCCCccacggcgtcctcgccggcctcttcttcatcatgGGTTttcaggccctcgaggccaacggcatcaccgccaaGCTCGTCTTTCTCTCACGCGATACGGCCCTCACCCCGCCGTCGCATCCGATCCGCGCCATcaagcgccgtgccgccgtctGGCTCTTCGTGGCCATTGAGCTCatcggcttcggcgccacTTTTGCCATCACCCAGAccattgccgccgtcggcttccccgtcttcatcctcgccctcatcccCGTCCGCACGCTGCTCCTCCCACGCATCTTCCGCCCagaggagctcgccgcgctcgacgcccccACCGCCTCTGACTTTACCATGGaaggcatcggcggcgcctggggcggcagcggcagcggcggcgacacggccagcggcgacgacaccgccgtGTCGACCCGCATGCCCTCCCCGTCGGAGCCCCTCTCGCGCGACACCCGCCACCGCGATAGCGTCTTTGCTggcccgggcggcccgcgcaaGAGCCAGGAGGACCTCACCGAGATGGGACACGCCCAGAGCGGCCAgagcacggcgacgcggcgcagaagcgtcggccgccgggccgccggcgcatgCAGGGGGAGCTCATCGCACACTCAGGGACCAGCGCCTCTCTAG